One stretch of Eggerthella lenta DSM 2243 DNA includes these proteins:
- the hisA gene encoding 1-(5-phosphoribosyl)-5-[(5-phosphoribosylamino)methylideneamino]imidazole-4-carboxamide isomerase, whose product MYLLPAIDILGGKAVRLAKGDYDRVTVYHDDPAAQAQLFEEQGATWLHVVDLDGARSGIPENIAIVERIMRKTLLKVEVGGGVRSLDTIARLADAGVSRVVLGTSLVADPDFAEAAIAQYGKLLCAGIDAKGGEVAVAGWREGAGVAAEELARDMSALGFRHLVYTDIARDGMQTGIEAAAYVRMAEAFGHPVIASGGVAGVDDIVRLGEVAGSIEGVIAGRAVYEGALSVQEGVRACDEATRRAEAAAVQANPCGM is encoded by the coding sequence ATGTACCTGCTTCCAGCCATCGACATTCTGGGCGGCAAGGCCGTCCGCCTCGCCAAAGGCGACTACGACCGCGTGACCGTGTACCACGACGACCCCGCCGCGCAGGCGCAGCTGTTCGAAGAGCAGGGCGCGACGTGGCTGCACGTGGTGGACCTCGACGGCGCGCGTTCGGGCATCCCTGAGAATATCGCCATCGTCGAGCGCATCATGCGCAAGACCCTGCTCAAGGTGGAGGTGGGCGGCGGCGTGCGCTCGCTCGACACCATCGCGCGCCTGGCGGACGCGGGCGTGTCGCGCGTGGTGCTGGGCACGTCGCTCGTGGCCGACCCCGACTTCGCCGAGGCCGCCATCGCGCAGTACGGCAAGCTGCTGTGCGCGGGCATCGACGCGAAGGGCGGCGAGGTGGCCGTGGCCGGGTGGCGCGAGGGCGCTGGCGTGGCCGCCGAGGAGCTGGCGCGCGACATGTCGGCGCTCGGGTTCCGGCACCTCGTGTACACCGATATCGCGCGCGACGGCATGCAGACCGGCATCGAGGCCGCGGCGTACGTGCGCATGGCCGAGGCGTTCGGACATCCGGTGATCGCATCGGGCGGCGTGGCCGGCGTGGACGACATCGTGCGTTTGGGCGAGGTGGCCGGCAGCATCGAGGGCGTCATCGCGGGACGCGCCGTGTACGAGGGCGCGCTGTCGGTGCAGGAGGGCGTGCGCGCCTGCGACGAGGCCACGCGCCGAGCCGAGGCCGCCGCCGTCCAGGCGAACCCTTGTGGAATGTGA
- the hisF gene encoding imidazole glycerol phosphate synthase subunit HisF has translation MLAKRVIPCMDVKDGRVVKGVNFVNLRDAGDPIELAQRYDEERADEVIFLDITATSDDRATTVDLASRASEQLHLPYCVGGGFRSVADIRTMIAAGADKVSVNSAAVADPSLITSAAAAFGSQAILCAIDAKQVTGNPNKWEVYVAGGRKATGIDAVAWAQEAARCGAGEILLTSMDRDGSRDGFDCALTRAVARAVDIPVIASGGVGKLEHFAQGVIEGEADAVLAASVFHFGELSVRQVKEHMRAQGIPVRL, from the coding sequence ATGCTAGCGAAACGCGTGATACCTTGCATGGACGTGAAGGACGGTCGCGTGGTCAAGGGCGTGAACTTCGTGAACCTGCGCGACGCGGGCGATCCCATCGAGCTCGCGCAGCGCTACGACGAGGAGCGCGCCGACGAGGTGATCTTCCTCGACATCACGGCCACGAGCGACGACCGCGCCACCACGGTCGACCTTGCCAGCCGCGCCAGCGAGCAACTGCATCTGCCGTACTGCGTGGGCGGTGGTTTCCGCAGCGTGGCCGACATTCGCACGATGATCGCGGCCGGCGCTGACAAGGTGTCGGTGAACTCGGCCGCCGTGGCCGATCCGTCGCTCATCACGAGCGCCGCCGCGGCGTTCGGCTCGCAGGCCATCCTCTGCGCCATCGACGCGAAGCAGGTGACGGGCAACCCGAACAAATGGGAGGTCTACGTTGCGGGCGGGCGCAAGGCCACGGGCATCGACGCGGTCGCCTGGGCGCAGGAGGCGGCCCGGTGCGGGGCGGGGGAGATCCTGCTCACCAGCATGGATCGCGACGGCAGCCGCGACGGCTTCGACTGCGCGCTCACTCGCGCCGTCGCGCGTGCGGTGGACATCCCGGTCATCGCCTCGGGCGGGGTGGGCAAGCTCGAGCACTTCGCCCAAGGCGTCATCGAGGGCGAGGCCGATGCCGTGCTGGCTGCAAGCGTCTTCCACTTCGGCGAGCTTTCCGTCCGTCAAGTGAAGGAGCATATGCGCGCCCAGGGTATCCCCGTGCGGCTGTAG
- the hisI gene encoding phosphoribosyl-AMP cyclohydrolase, which produces MNIPGIAYNADGLVPCIVQDADTLEVLMMAWMSEESLALTLERGETVFWSRSRRELWHKGATSGNVQKLVELRYDCDADTLLALVHPAGPACHTGERTCFYRAFPR; this is translated from the coding sequence ATGAACATTCCTGGCATCGCTTACAACGCCGACGGGCTCGTTCCCTGCATCGTGCAGGATGCAGACACGCTCGAGGTGCTCATGATGGCGTGGATGAGCGAGGAGTCGCTTGCGCTCACGCTCGAGCGCGGCGAGACGGTGTTCTGGAGCCGCAGCCGCCGGGAGCTATGGCACAAGGGCGCCACCTCGGGCAACGTGCAGAAGCTCGTGGAGCTGCGTTACGACTGCGATGCCGACACGCTGCTCGCGCTCGTTCATCCGGCGGGTCCGGCCTGCCATACCGGCGAGCGCACCTGCTTCTACCGCGCGTTCCCCCGCTAG
- a CDS encoding GGDEF domain-containing phosphodiesterase, translating to MTDKSTAGRDGEAGSTGFARVSIEAPRIDAATGLLGKEAFFDEAAAYLRHSGARDVSIVCFDVDHFKLFNDLHGLDCGDELLRYLGRALALRFSPDGAQPLARLAADTFALCATGIRPERVERILVDISSECPNGIDAIVRAGVYRIEDPASPVSIMCDRAVIALRTVKGSYFDRVALYDPGMREALVLEREVVAGIESALREDRIELFLQPKCNIRTGKIVGAEALARWRHPERGIVAPGEFIPLIERNGLVCSLDLRVWEKTAAWIRGLIDEGVQPVPVSVNVSRADIYLVDVAAELHALVERYGIEPSLIEVEITESAYSERPDRIVAAFDELAERGFTVLMDDFGSGYSSLNMLKDINVDVLKIDMRFLDRDDRRSKDIMESVIRMARWLDLPVIAEGVETREQVNFLLDVGCSYAQGYYYARPMEAAAFEALLTDGSKVQHEQCALQDARRPILDFRDLLHENTISDRMLSSIIGSVALYSYADGDLRLIRGNEAYRRLIATLGEGVNGAEEGGSLLPFVHDEDRDALVAAAEETVRSCPDDGVEVVVRRMGTNGCHWHKMRLFHLNTTNGSATVYGSVTDVTERMEYMEALRKSEQRFEMTLEASGTVVFELDIPTRTARYSEFLQQAFGLAETVANAPEGFIEQGTVAEESIEDFRAIYRDLYAGAPRTSAVVRAIMGDGSRAWNRVTLLAMPNEAGAPVKAVGLVENVTRETEMDLLLKRLGRFEQD from the coding sequence GTGACTGACAAGTCGACGGCAGGCCGTGACGGGGAAGCGGGCTCGACCGGCTTCGCTCGGGTTTCCATTGAAGCCCCGCGCATCGATGCCGCTACCGGGCTGCTTGGCAAAGAAGCCTTCTTCGACGAGGCCGCTGCGTATCTTAGGCATTCGGGCGCACGCGATGTCAGCATCGTCTGCTTCGATGTCGACCATTTCAAACTGTTCAACGATCTGCACGGACTTGATTGCGGCGACGAGCTTCTAAGGTACCTGGGTCGCGCCCTCGCCCTCCGCTTCTCGCCCGACGGGGCGCAACCGCTCGCGCGCCTTGCGGCCGATACGTTCGCCTTGTGCGCGACCGGCATCCGCCCCGAGCGTGTCGAGCGCATCCTCGTCGACATCTCCTCCGAATGTCCGAACGGCATCGACGCCATCGTGCGCGCGGGCGTGTACCGCATCGAGGATCCTGCTTCGCCGGTCAGCATCATGTGCGACCGCGCGGTCATCGCGCTTCGCACGGTGAAGGGCAGCTACTTCGACCGCGTGGCTTTGTACGACCCCGGCATGCGCGAGGCGCTCGTCCTCGAACGCGAGGTCGTCGCCGGCATAGAATCGGCGTTGCGCGAGGATCGCATCGAGCTGTTCCTCCAGCCGAAATGCAATATACGCACCGGCAAGATCGTGGGTGCCGAGGCGCTGGCCCGTTGGCGCCATCCCGAGCGCGGCATCGTCGCCCCGGGCGAGTTCATCCCGCTGATCGAGCGCAACGGCCTTGTGTGCTCACTCGACCTGCGCGTGTGGGAGAAGACCGCCGCGTGGATCAGGGGCCTCATCGACGAAGGAGTGCAGCCCGTTCCCGTGTCGGTGAACGTGTCGCGCGCCGACATCTACCTCGTGGACGTGGCCGCCGAACTGCATGCGCTCGTGGAGCGCTACGGCATCGAACCGTCGCTCATCGAGGTGGAGATCACCGAGAGCGCCTATTCGGAACGCCCCGATCGCATCGTGGCCGCGTTCGACGAGCTGGCCGAGCGCGGCTTCACCGTGCTCATGGACGACTTCGGCAGCGGCTACTCGTCGCTCAACATGCTGAAGGACATCAACGTCGACGTGCTGAAGATCGACATGCGCTTCCTCGACCGCGACGACCGGCGCAGCAAGGACATCATGGAATCGGTCATCCGCATGGCGCGCTGGCTGGACCTGCCCGTCATCGCCGAAGGCGTGGAGACGCGCGAGCAGGTGAACTTCCTTTTGGACGTGGGGTGCTCGTACGCGCAGGGCTACTACTACGCGCGCCCGATGGAGGCGGCGGCGTTCGAGGCGCTGCTGACCGACGGTTCGAAAGTTCAGCACGAGCAATGCGCTCTGCAGGATGCGCGCCGTCCCATCCTCGATTTCAGGGATCTGCTGCATGAGAACACCATCAGCGACCGCATGCTTTCCAGCATCATCGGCTCGGTGGCGCTGTACTCGTATGCCGACGGCGATCTGCGCCTGATTCGGGGCAACGAAGCGTACCGGCGCTTGATAGCGACGCTCGGGGAAGGCGTGAACGGCGCCGAGGAGGGCGGCAGCCTGCTTCCTTTCGTGCATGACGAAGATCGGGACGCCCTCGTGGCCGCGGCGGAGGAGACGGTGCGCTCCTGCCCCGACGACGGGGTGGAGGTGGTCGTGCGCCGCATGGGAACGAACGGCTGCCATTGGCATAAGATGCGCCTGTTCCATTTGAACACGACGAACGGTTCGGCCACGGTGTACGGCTCCGTGACCGACGTCACGGAGCGCATGGAGTACATGGAGGCGCTGCGCAAGAGCGAGCAGCGCTTCGAGATGACCTTGGAAGCCAGCGGCACGGTGGTGTTCGAGCTGGACATCCCCACGCGCACCGCTCGCTATTCGGAGTTCTTGCAGCAGGCGTTCGGCTTGGCCGAGACCGTGGCGAACGCCCCGGAGGGGTTCATCGAGCAGGGGACGGTTGCCGAGGAGTCCATCGAGGATTTTCGCGCCATCTACCGAGACCTCTACGCCGGCGCGCCTCGCACGTCGGCGGTTGTGCGCGCCATCATGGGAGACGGGTCGCGTGCGTGGAACCGCGTGACGCTTCTGGCCATGCCGAACGAGGCGGGCGCGCCCGTCAAGGCCGTCGGCCTCGTGGAAAACGTCACGCGCGAGACGGAGATGGATCTTTTGCTGAAGCGTCTCGGTCGTTTCGAGCAAGATTGA
- the fsa gene encoding fructose-6-phosphate aldolase — MKFFLDTADLDEIEEAASWGVLAGVTTNPTLYARTGGKLDDFHNHIKRICEIVDGPVSAESVAMTRDEIIRDGRELAALADNVVVKIPTMVEGLAATKALSEEGIPVNMTLCFSVPQAIMAARAGARYISPFVGRFDDIAEDGISQLADVVAAVNNYDFGHDVEIIAASVRSANHVTQAALMGADIATVPFAALKKCVQHPLTDRGLDAFMKDWEKVQQA, encoded by the coding sequence GTGAAGTTTTTTCTGGACACCGCCGATCTCGACGAAATAGAAGAGGCGGCCAGCTGGGGCGTGCTCGCCGGCGTCACTACGAACCCGACGCTGTACGCGCGCACCGGAGGCAAGCTCGACGATTTCCACAACCACATCAAGCGCATCTGCGAAATCGTGGACGGGCCCGTCTCCGCTGAAAGCGTCGCCATGACGCGCGACGAGATCATCCGCGACGGCCGCGAGCTGGCCGCGCTTGCCGACAACGTGGTCGTGAAGATCCCCACCATGGTGGAGGGTCTCGCCGCCACCAAGGCGCTCTCCGAAGAGGGCATCCCCGTCAACATGACGCTGTGCTTCAGCGTGCCGCAGGCCATCATGGCCGCCCGCGCCGGCGCCCGCTACATCAGCCCCTTCGTCGGCCGGTTCGACGACATCGCCGAGGACGGCATCTCGCAGTTGGCCGACGTGGTGGCCGCGGTGAACAACTACGACTTCGGCCACGACGTGGAGATCATCGCCGCGTCGGTGCGCAGCGCGAACCACGTGACGCAGGCCGCCCTCATGGGCGCCGACATCGCCACGGTGCCGTTCGCTGCGCTCAAGAAGTGCGTGCAACATCCGCTGACCGACCGCGGCCTGGATGCGTTCATGAAGGACTGGGAGAAAGTTCAGCAAGCATGA
- the rho gene encoding transcription termination factor Rho: MSETEATTEAPAAAPVKRRSTSVKAKTQGKAEGAATPGRNSSATRTPRKSVKAGGAQQQQPQGGSNNRRQNASNAGKQNNGGSNRQKQGGGQNRQNNSQNQRRQRRQHDNNRGNREVQPSVSREELAKLKVAELREKAAELNLDVTGLKKAELVEAVFEASVKAEGFIEVSGILDILADGYGFLRTQGYLPSETDCYVGLSTIRRNGLRKGDLVSGQTRPARENEKYAAIQKVTAVNGTPVEELGSRVRFGDLTPVYPDECLVMEHGKNTVTARVIDLVSPIGKGQRGLIVSPPKAGKTTILKDIAAAISANNPEVHLMCLLVDERPEEVTDMERSIKGEVISSTFDMPTENHIAVSELVIERAKRLVECGKDVVVLLDSLTRLARAYNLAQPASGRILSGGVDSTALYPPKRFLGAARNIEHGGSLTILASALVDTGSKMDEVIFEEFKGTGNMELKLDRNLADRRIFPAIDPVASGTRKEDLLLEPQEAPLIWAVRRILANTNSTERAMDMLIKSLKQTETNQEFLVRTAKKAQHTKADGSLEF; the protein is encoded by the coding sequence ATGAGCGAAACCGAAGCAACCACGGAGGCTCCTGCGGCCGCTCCCGTCAAGCGACGTTCCACCAGCGTGAAGGCGAAGACGCAGGGCAAGGCCGAGGGCGCAGCCACTCCGGGCCGCAACTCGTCGGCCACGCGCACGCCGCGCAAATCGGTGAAGGCGGGCGGCGCGCAGCAGCAACAGCCGCAGGGCGGTTCGAACAACCGCCGCCAGAACGCCTCGAACGCCGGCAAGCAGAACAACGGCGGCAGCAATCGCCAGAAGCAGGGCGGCGGCCAGAACCGGCAGAACAACAGCCAGAACCAGCGTCGTCAGCGTCGCCAGCACGACAACAACCGCGGCAACCGCGAAGTGCAGCCCAGCGTGTCGCGCGAGGAGCTGGCGAAGCTCAAGGTGGCCGAGCTGCGCGAGAAGGCCGCCGAGCTCAACCTCGACGTGACGGGCCTCAAGAAGGCCGAGCTGGTGGAGGCCGTGTTCGAAGCCAGTGTCAAGGCCGAGGGCTTCATCGAGGTGTCGGGCATCCTCGACATCCTGGCCGACGGCTACGGCTTCCTCCGCACGCAGGGCTACCTGCCCAGCGAGACGGATTGCTACGTGGGTCTTTCCACCATCCGCCGCAACGGCCTGCGCAAGGGCGATCTCGTGTCCGGTCAGACGCGCCCGGCGCGCGAGAACGAGAAGTACGCCGCCATCCAGAAGGTCACGGCCGTCAACGGCACGCCCGTCGAGGAGCTGGGCAGCCGCGTGCGCTTCGGCGACCTCACGCCGGTCTACCCGGACGAATGCCTCGTCATGGAGCACGGCAAGAACACCGTCACCGCCCGCGTCATCGACCTCGTGTCGCCCATCGGCAAGGGCCAGCGCGGACTGATCGTCAGCCCCCCGAAGGCGGGCAAGACCACCATCCTCAAGGACATCGCCGCCGCCATCAGCGCGAACAACCCCGAAGTGCACCTCATGTGCCTGCTCGTGGACGAGCGTCCCGAGGAAGTCACCGACATGGAGCGCTCCATCAAGGGCGAGGTCATCTCCTCCACGTTCGATATGCCCACCGAGAACCACATCGCCGTGTCCGAGCTGGTCATCGAGCGCGCGAAGCGCCTCGTGGAATGCGGCAAGGACGTTGTCGTGCTGCTGGACTCGCTCACGCGCCTCGCGCGCGCCTACAACCTGGCGCAGCCGGCATCGGGCCGCATCCTGTCGGGCGGCGTGGACTCCACGGCGCTCTACCCGCCGAAGCGATTCCTGGGCGCTGCGCGCAACATCGAGCACGGCGGTAGCCTGACCATCCTGGCCTCAGCCCTGGTGGACACGGGCTCGAAGATGGACGAGGTCATCTTCGAGGAGTTCAAGGGCACCGGCAACATGGAGCTCAAGCTGGATCGCAACCTGGCCGACCGCCGCATCTTCCCGGCCATCGACCCGGTGGCGTCGGGCACCCGCAAGGAGGATCTGCTGCTGGAGCCGCAGGAGGCGCCGCTCATCTGGGCCGTGCGCCGCATCCTCGCGAACACGAACAGCACCGAACGCGCCATGGACATGCTGATCAAGTCGCTCAAGCAGACCGAGACGAACCAGGAGTTCCTCGTGCGCACGGCGAAGAAGGCCCAGCACACAAAGGCCGACGGCTCGCTGGAGTTCTAG
- the sppA gene encoding signal peptide peptidase SppA, with protein MSQDNNWQQQVWQQPAAPQQPVAPAAPYGYAVQPPKKSRGWIVALVAVVLVFALLALGMWSCTSVMSSSFGSFGTGSTVDDVDYLTGDAVGVIDIDGTIQYDNTTSSPEGLKAQLDRAEKNSHIKAVVLRVNSGGGTATAGEEMADYVRGFSERTGKPVVVSSASVNASAAYEISSQADYIYTAKTTAIGAIGTVMQVTDLSGLMEKLGISVDNVTSADSKDSSYGTRPLTEEERAYYQDQVDQINETFIQTVAEGRDMPVEDVRALATGLTFTGMTAVENGLADEIGTKDDAVAKAAELANIAHYTTVTLKNPTSSLSSLLDLMSKSNVSTDDIARALKELDTDGSIAQ; from the coding sequence ATGTCTCAAGACAACAACTGGCAGCAGCAGGTGTGGCAGCAGCCTGCCGCGCCGCAGCAGCCTGTCGCGCCGGCCGCGCCGTACGGCTACGCCGTGCAGCCCCCGAAGAAAAGCCGCGGCTGGATCGTCGCCCTCGTGGCCGTCGTGCTCGTGTTCGCGCTGCTGGCGCTGGGCATGTGGTCGTGCACGTCGGTCATGTCCTCGTCGTTCGGGTCCTTCGGCACGGGCTCCACGGTCGACGACGTGGACTACCTCACGGGCGACGCGGTCGGCGTCATCGACATCGACGGCACCATCCAGTACGACAACACCACCTCCAGCCCCGAAGGCCTGAAGGCCCAGCTCGATCGCGCCGAGAAGAACAGCCATATCAAGGCCGTCGTACTGCGTGTGAACTCCGGCGGCGGCACGGCTACGGCGGGCGAGGAGATGGCCGACTACGTGCGCGGGTTCTCCGAGCGCACCGGCAAGCCTGTCGTGGTGTCCAGCGCGTCCGTCAATGCGAGCGCCGCCTATGAGATATCCTCGCAGGCCGACTATATCTACACGGCCAAGACCACGGCCATCGGCGCCATCGGCACGGTCATGCAGGTTACCGACCTGTCCGGCCTCATGGAGAAGCTGGGCATCTCGGTGGACAACGTCACCAGCGCCGACAGCAAGGATTCCAGCTACGGCACGCGCCCGCTCACCGAGGAGGAGCGCGCCTACTACCAGGATCAGGTCGACCAGATCAACGAGACATTCATCCAGACCGTGGCCGAGGGTCGCGACATGCCCGTCGAAGACGTGCGCGCGCTGGCCACGGGTCTCACGTTCACCGGCATGACGGCAGTCGAGAACGGCCTTGCCGACGAGATCGGCACCAAGGACGACGCCGTGGCGAAGGCAGCCGAGCTGGCGAACATCGCGCACTACACCACCGTCACGCTCAAGAATCCCACGAGCAGCCTGTCGAGCCTGCTCGACCTCATGTCAAAGAGCAACGTTTCCACCGACGATATCGCCCGAGCGCTGAAGGAGCTGGACACCGATGGCAGCATCGCCCAATAG
- a CDS encoding methionine--tRNA ligase, translating into MAASPNSNERISWPKRAVVTAGMPYGNKPLHFGHIAGVFVPADAFARFLRDRIGAANVRFISGTDCFGSPINEGYRKLVEAGEFDGTIAEYVERNHEAQKNTLDAYGISLSIYEGSGMGHSGDVHQLITEKFIEKLHENGHLQRRSTLQFYDAEAGTFLNGRQVVGRCPVQGCKSEHAYADECDLGHSYAPEDLIAPKSSLTGTTPEMRPVENWYFDLPAFADFLRGHVAALEADPEVRAIVPQTVKEFLSAPVVYIKNDAREAYDAVAGELPAHQLREAEKGKQSFEIEFASIDDRDAAREVLGRAGIRFRTGKALVPFRITGNIEWGVKAPVIDGLEGLTVWCWPESLWAPMSFTMAVNDKMGLPRGSWRDFWCSEDAEVYQFIGQDNLYFYGVAQPALIEALRPGDILTPGVTEHPIRQTTLVANHHILFGDKKASSSGSVKPPTADELLDYYTVEQLRAHFLALGLDQKSVGFKPKPFLATPEELADTRVADPVLKEGALLTNVFNRLARSCFYEAQKNFEGYMPLGDASEDVVAKVHEVLRAYDETMHRVELHTIMSIMDEFIRWANKRWSDGIREVENTGDDELRRQVLVDSFFLLRMATLLMHPVVPAGAEKICDYLSFEFDDFFSWNYDFENMDELCSAGEITEARHRIRELPPRFDFFAKHPSQYK; encoded by the coding sequence ATGGCAGCATCGCCCAATAGCAACGAACGAATCTCGTGGCCCAAGCGCGCCGTCGTCACGGCGGGCATGCCCTACGGCAACAAGCCGCTGCACTTCGGCCACATCGCCGGGGTGTTCGTGCCGGCCGACGCCTTCGCGCGCTTCCTGCGCGACCGCATCGGCGCGGCCAACGTGCGCTTCATCAGCGGCACCGACTGCTTCGGCTCGCCCATCAACGAGGGCTACCGCAAGCTGGTGGAGGCCGGCGAGTTCGACGGCACCATCGCCGAGTACGTCGAGCGCAACCACGAGGCGCAGAAGAACACGCTGGACGCCTACGGCATCAGCCTGTCCATCTACGAAGGCTCCGGCATGGGGCATTCGGGCGACGTGCATCAGCTGATCACCGAGAAGTTCATCGAGAAGCTGCACGAGAACGGGCACTTGCAGCGCCGAAGCACGCTGCAGTTCTACGATGCGGAAGCGGGCACGTTCCTCAACGGCCGCCAGGTGGTCGGGCGCTGCCCCGTGCAGGGCTGCAAGTCCGAGCACGCCTACGCCGACGAGTGCGACCTGGGGCACAGCTACGCCCCCGAGGACCTCATCGCGCCGAAGTCGTCGCTGACGGGCACGACTCCCGAGATGCGCCCGGTGGAGAACTGGTACTTCGATTTGCCCGCGTTCGCCGACTTCCTGCGCGGCCACGTGGCGGCGCTCGAGGCCGACCCCGAGGTGCGCGCCATCGTGCCGCAGACCGTCAAGGAGTTCCTCAGCGCCCCCGTCGTCTACATCAAGAACGACGCCCGCGAGGCCTACGACGCCGTGGCGGGCGAGCTGCCGGCCCATCAGCTGCGCGAGGCCGAGAAGGGCAAGCAGAGCTTCGAGATCGAGTTCGCCTCCATCGACGACCGCGACGCGGCGCGCGAGGTGCTGGGGCGGGCGGGCATCCGCTTCCGCACGGGCAAGGCGCTCGTGCCGTTCCGCATCACGGGCAACATCGAGTGGGGCGTGAAGGCGCCGGTCATCGACGGGCTGGAAGGCCTCACGGTGTGGTGCTGGCCCGAGAGCCTGTGGGCGCCCATGTCGTTCACCATGGCCGTCAACGACAAGATGGGCCTGCCGCGCGGCAGCTGGCGCGATTTCTGGTGCTCGGAGGACGCCGAGGTGTACCAGTTCATCGGCCAGGACAACCTGTACTTCTACGGGGTTGCGCAGCCCGCGCTCATCGAGGCGCTGCGCCCTGGCGACATCCTGACGCCCGGCGTGACCGAGCATCCCATCCGCCAGACCACCCTCGTGGCGAACCATCACATCCTGTTCGGCGACAAGAAGGCCTCGTCGTCGGGCTCGGTGAAGCCGCCCACGGCCGACGAGCTGCTGGACTACTACACCGTCGAGCAGCTGCGCGCGCACTTCCTGGCGCTCGGCCTCGACCAGAAGTCGGTGGGCTTCAAGCCCAAGCCGTTTTTGGCCACCCCCGAGGAGCTTGCGGACACGCGCGTGGCCGACCCGGTGCTGAAAGAGGGCGCGCTGCTGACGAACGTGTTCAACCGCTTGGCCCGCAGCTGCTTCTACGAGGCGCAGAAGAACTTCGAGGGCTATATGCCGCTGGGCGATGCGTCCGAGGACGTGGTAGCGAAGGTGCACGAGGTGCTGCGCGCCTACGACGAGACGATGCACCGCGTGGAACTGCACACCATCATGTCCATCATGGACGAGTTCATCCGCTGGGCGAACAAGCGCTGGTCGGACGGCATCCGCGAGGTCGAGAACACGGGCGACGACGAGCTGCGCCGCCAGGTGCTCGTGGACTCGTTCTTCCTGCTGCGCATGGCGACGCTGCTCATGCACCCCGTGGTGCCGGCGGGCGCCGAGAAGATCTGCGACTACCTCAGCTTCGAGTTCGACGACTTCTTCAGCTGGAACTACGACTTCGAGAACATGGACGAGCTGTGCAGCGCCGGCGAGATCACTGAAGCCCGCCACCGCATCCGCGAGCTGCCCCCGCGCTTCGACTTCTTCGCGAAGCACCCGAGCCAGTACAAGTAA